A single Pseudoalteromonas phenolica DNA region contains:
- a CDS encoding putative porin gives MKKLLTVAVIAAISSFSSLADESKQLFNQVNIADFPKGDNAYYLSSHYFFAPQQHSGVWDDFGYLNTDTNIQAAYLNYDNVTDIAVSGEWFATKEWFVFGGTEDISHIRNDAEIGFGYLFADKLKLSIRYQDRKYGSDQTMLKAEYNHQINEHDYVGVTLDTESDFDTWTLSGRYFKKLSGDQFISLDIDHEKDYYFNEDYTSAVVNYYMNRNLSFGLGSYDSDLGIQAKYFFNDKFHLGGSIIDFDAGEVYQLSFTAQY, from the coding sequence ATGAAAAAACTTCTTACTGTTGCAGTGATTGCAGCAATTTCTTCATTTTCTTCTTTAGCTGATGAGTCTAAACAATTATTCAATCAGGTAAATATTGCTGATTTTCCAAAAGGTGATAATGCATATTATCTCTCTAGCCATTACTTTTTTGCGCCGCAACAGCATTCAGGTGTTTGGGATGATTTTGGTTATTTAAATACCGATACCAACATTCAAGCGGCTTACTTGAATTATGATAATGTGACAGATATTGCAGTATCAGGTGAATGGTTTGCTACTAAAGAATGGTTTGTATTTGGTGGTACTGAAGACATAAGTCATATTCGCAATGATGCTGAAATTGGTTTTGGTTATTTATTTGCTGATAAATTAAAGTTGAGTATTCGATATCAAGATCGTAAATATGGCAGCGATCAAACTATGCTGAAAGCAGAGTATAACCACCAAATTAATGAACATGATTATGTCGGTGTTACCCTTGATACTGAGTCTGATTTCGACACTTGGACACTTTCTGGCCGTTATTTTAAAAAGCTTTCTGGCGATCAGTTTATTAGCTTAGATATAGACCATGAAAAAGATTATTATTTTAATGAAGATTACACTTCTGCGGTAGTAAATTATTACATGAATCGCAATTTATCATTTGGTCTAGGTTCATACGACTCAGACTTAGGTATTCAAGCGAAATACTTCTTCAATGATAAGTTTCATTTAGGCGGCAGCATAATCGATTTTGATGCTGGCGAAGTTTACCAGCTTTCTTTCACCGCTCAGTATTAA
- a CDS encoding ABC transporter transmembrane domain-containing protein produces the protein MSANNIKQQSAFKSLLPIFGFVKPYKLVALSALLVLLFTSGLNLLLGQGVKYVIDNGFIAGSVEQLTNAVFVMIALIVLFAGGTFTRFYLMSWIGERVCNDIRKAVFNKIIHLHPSYFEENRSGELMSRLTTDTTLLQSIVGSSFSMALRSVLMMIGGLVMLFILNFKLTLLVMLCVPLTLLPLFFFGKKVRKLSESSQSAIADISTYAGEIIQNIKVVQSYTHETKEKAAFGEEVEKAFTVAKHRITQRAILIAAVIGLTFSAITVMLWVGGMDVIAGRMSGGELAAFVFYAVIVASSVATVSEVYGELQRAAGAATRLLDLLNVKSDITNKENASLLTWHEDAHLKFDNVTFNYPSRPEVAALNSVNLTVEKGKVVAIVGPSGAGKTTLFELLQRFYDPQIGNISIGEQSIDSLTLDSLRHTMGMVPQNPVLFSSDVWHNIRYGNPSATDEQVIEAAKRAHAHDFITSLPEGYGSFLGEQGVRLSGGQKQRIAIARAILKDPSILLLDEATSALDAESEFHVQAALNELMQDRTTLIIAHRLATVMHADTIVVMDKGQIVAQGNHQTLLKESKLYQRLCELQFEHSGKLD, from the coding sequence TTGAGCGCTAACAACATAAAACAACAATCCGCTTTTAAAAGCCTGTTGCCTATTTTTGGTTTTGTGAAGCCCTATAAACTGGTTGCGCTTTCAGCCTTACTAGTCCTGTTATTTACTTCTGGCTTAAACCTCTTATTAGGACAAGGCGTGAAATATGTCATCGATAATGGGTTTATTGCAGGCTCTGTAGAACAGCTCACCAATGCAGTCTTTGTCATGATTGCACTGATTGTTTTATTCGCAGGTGGTACATTTACTCGTTTTTATTTAATGAGCTGGATTGGTGAACGGGTTTGTAATGACATTCGAAAAGCCGTGTTTAATAAAATTATCCACCTACACCCGAGTTATTTTGAAGAAAACCGCAGCGGCGAGCTGATGTCACGCTTAACCACGGACACAACACTGTTACAGTCCATCGTTGGTTCATCATTTTCTATGGCGCTGCGCAGTGTTTTAATGATGATTGGCGGTTTAGTCATGTTATTCATTTTGAACTTTAAATTGACTTTATTGGTGATGCTCTGCGTGCCTTTGACTCTGCTCCCTCTTTTCTTTTTTGGTAAAAAAGTACGTAAGCTTTCTGAAAGCAGCCAGAGTGCCATTGCTGATATAAGCACCTATGCCGGTGAAATTATTCAAAACATCAAGGTGGTACAAAGTTATACCCATGAAACAAAAGAAAAAGCCGCATTTGGCGAAGAAGTAGAGAAAGCATTCACAGTAGCAAAGCACCGTATAACACAGCGTGCAATCTTAATTGCTGCTGTCATTGGTTTAACATTTAGCGCCATAACTGTGATGCTATGGGTCGGTGGTATGGATGTGATCGCTGGACGTATGTCTGGCGGTGAGCTTGCAGCCTTCGTTTTTTATGCAGTGATTGTTGCCTCGAGTGTTGCAACTGTTTCTGAAGTATATGGTGAGTTGCAACGTGCTGCGGGTGCTGCAACACGGTTGTTAGATTTATTGAATGTCAAAAGTGATATTACTAACAAAGAGAATGCCTCCTTGCTTACTTGGCATGAAGATGCCCATCTAAAATTTGACAATGTTACTTTTAATTACCCTTCAAGGCCTGAGGTCGCTGCGCTAAATTCTGTCAATTTAACAGTTGAAAAAGGAAAAGTCGTTGCCATTGTTGGGCCTTCAGGTGCTGGTAAAACGACCCTATTTGAGTTGCTGCAGCGTTTCTATGATCCGCAAATAGGCAATATCAGTATCGGCGAGCAATCAATTGACTCTCTGACTTTAGATTCTCTTAGACACACAATGGGCATGGTGCCGCAAAACCCCGTGCTATTTAGTTCCGATGTATGGCACAACATACGCTACGGCAACCCAAGTGCAACTGATGAACAAGTAATCGAAGCCGCAAAACGTGCCCATGCTCATGATTTTATTACAAGCTTACCTGAAGGCTATGGCAGCTTTTTAGGTGAGCAAGGCGTGAGATTATCAGGAGGTCAAAAACAGCGAATCGCAATTGCACGAGCTATTTTGAAAGACCCATCAATTTTATTGCTTGATGAAGCCACCAGCGCACTTGATGCAGAAAGTGAATTTCATGTTCAAGCTGCATTAAATGAGCTTATGCAAGATAGAACGACGTTGATCATTGCTCATCGTCTAGCAACCGTCATGCATGCCGATACCATAGTGGTGATGGATAAAGGGCAAATTGTTGCGCAAGGCAACCATCAAACACTACTCAAAGAATCAAAGCTATATCAAAGACTTTGTGAGTTACAATTTGAACATTCAGGTAAATTAGATTAG
- a CDS encoding LruC domain-containing protein: protein MIKKCLISAALVPLLANAAPFENCPSQAFLMQDSNAKMYGIDLASGRTNLIAGTLRLNGVEDNASVNAVGFNFKDQYLYGFRKESRQVVRIEQTIDGDSVHYDSTELNVSGLPENVHFFVGDVKVSGDTPAEGELDTRTSSYFIYNRGKGLFEVPLTDDLNAPLVAIKQPGSESWSTTIYDFAFHPITNKLYAMESDGDLFEISLEPNSTPELVTRLDIGSDSGAFGAAYFGVQDVYDEETGETKESIIFYVSNNASGNVFKVDLTNVPDDKSGYNPTTEIFTLGPKSGQNDGARCAIAKVEVTDESMDFGDAPLPYRSALDNNGARHVFDPNQDNENLIYLGNSVDGENINTSSDMTIDYSDSSDDGIILATDFAAGLTAQVIVTASQASSLYAWFDWNQDGNFSEDEKAIDKMSLSQGANSILIDVPESAANGNSWARFRVTDGQEVTLTAYGAVQGGEVEDYEFETFGSESYPGQNDWVTLAYEDRWPYLGDSDFNDLVLHYRTTKYFSSEGVTSYRIEGEILGVGASFHNGFAVRLFEKNNDSGLTHIINADQVDTQNATVLINGKTINQAVIEPNREQAIAVIASDIWDHVNIQNGCQYFRTEVNCDVNKKVTFSVNLPLVNAISPETAPGSLLDPFIFASEGHYHGDVITDGNYRGLEIHLKNQSPTEAFNLSLLDADADDASAPLESLYFQTESGIPFALAIGAPWRHPHEKVDINRAYSNFADFATSNGSTSPRWYNQVNTNMTIQVGAGQ from the coding sequence ATGATTAAAAAATGCTTGATCTCCGCTGCGTTAGTCCCATTACTAGCTAACGCCGCCCCATTCGAAAACTGCCCTAGCCAAGCTTTCTTAATGCAAGATAGTAACGCCAAAATGTATGGTATCGATCTAGCTTCAGGAAGGACGAACTTAATTGCCGGTACTCTAAGATTGAACGGCGTCGAAGATAATGCCAGTGTTAATGCTGTAGGCTTTAACTTCAAAGATCAATACTTGTATGGCTTCAGAAAAGAGAGCAGACAAGTTGTCAGAATTGAACAAACAATTGACGGCGATTCAGTTCATTATGATTCAACTGAATTGAATGTTTCTGGTTTACCTGAAAACGTGCATTTTTTTGTAGGTGATGTAAAAGTATCGGGTGACACTCCCGCTGAAGGGGAGTTAGACACTCGTACATCTAGTTACTTCATCTACAACAGAGGTAAGGGCTTATTCGAAGTTCCGCTAACCGATGATTTAAACGCACCACTTGTTGCAATCAAACAACCAGGCAGCGAGAGTTGGTCAACCACTATTTATGATTTTGCATTTCACCCGATCACTAACAAGTTATATGCAATGGAGTCTGATGGTGATTTATTTGAAATTTCTCTCGAACCAAACAGCACTCCAGAGCTTGTTACACGTTTAGATATAGGTTCTGACTCTGGTGCATTTGGCGCTGCTTATTTTGGGGTGCAAGATGTTTATGATGAAGAAACAGGAGAAACCAAAGAGAGCATCATTTTCTACGTGAGTAACAATGCATCAGGAAATGTTTTCAAGGTTGACCTAACTAACGTACCTGACGATAAGTCCGGTTATAACCCGACCACTGAAATCTTCACACTAGGTCCAAAATCAGGACAAAATGATGGCGCACGTTGTGCCATAGCAAAAGTGGAAGTCACTGACGAATCAATGGATTTTGGCGATGCACCGCTCCCCTACCGCAGTGCACTTGATAACAATGGCGCACGGCATGTATTTGATCCGAACCAAGATAACGAAAACCTTATTTACTTAGGGAACTCTGTTGACGGTGAGAACATAAATACTAGTAGTGACATGACTATTGATTATTCAGACAGTTCTGATGACGGCATTATTTTAGCGACTGATTTCGCTGCTGGATTAACTGCACAAGTCATCGTGACCGCGTCACAAGCCAGTTCGCTTTATGCCTGGTTCGATTGGAATCAAGACGGTAATTTTTCTGAAGATGAAAAAGCCATCGATAAAATGAGTTTAAGCCAAGGCGCTAATAGCATCTTAATCGATGTGCCTGAGAGTGCTGCAAACGGCAATTCATGGGCACGCTTCAGAGTAACAGACGGACAGGAGGTTACTTTAACTGCCTACGGTGCTGTGCAAGGTGGAGAAGTAGAAGATTATGAGTTTGAAACATTTGGTTCTGAAAGTTACCCTGGCCAAAATGATTGGGTCACTTTGGCATATGAAGACCGCTGGCCCTACCTAGGTGATTCTGATTTTAATGATCTAGTATTGCATTATCGCACAACCAAATACTTTTCTTCTGAAGGGGTAACTAGTTACAGAATTGAAGGAGAAATTTTAGGTGTCGGCGCAAGTTTCCATAACGGGTTTGCAGTAAGGTTGTTCGAAAAAAACAATGATTCAGGGCTGACTCACATTATTAATGCCGATCAGGTAGATACCCAAAATGCAACTGTTTTGATTAATGGTAAAACGATCAATCAGGCGGTTATTGAGCCAAATCGCGAACAAGCTATCGCAGTTATTGCAAGCGATATTTGGGATCATGTAAATATTCAGAATGGTTGTCAGTACTTTAGAACCGAAGTGAATTGCGACGTTAATAAGAAAGTTACGTTCTCAGTCAACCTCCCTCTTGTTAATGCTATTTCGCCTGAGACAGCTCCCGGTAGCCTGCTTGACCCATTTATTTTTGCGAGTGAAGGTCATTATCATGGCGATGTGATTACGGATGGTAATTATAGAGGTTTGGAGATTCATTTGAAAAACCAATCTCCGACAGAAGCTTTTAATTTATCTCTATTAGATGCGGATGCCGATGATGCTAGCGCGCCATTAGAGTCACTTTACTTCCAAACTGAAAGTGGTATTCCTTTCGCATTAGCTATCGGTGCGCCATGGCGCCACCCCCATGAAAAAGTGGATATAAATCGCGCTTATAGCAACTTTGCAGACTTCGCGACAAGTAATGGTTCAACATCACCACGTTGGTATAACCAGGTTAATACTAATATGACTATTCAGGTAGGAGCAGGACAATGA
- a CDS encoding ABC transporter ATP-binding protein produces the protein MISVTDLCFSRADGDQVQTLFDDFSFEVSTKEQVALLGDSGSGKTTLLHLLAGLLTPDGGQIIINGEVISAYNDKQLAHYRRKIGLIFQHYQLLDCLTVKQNILFQHQLNYPNQTAKEFDLLIEQLGLNGKLNKLPHQLSGGEQQRVGIVRALINQPKLILADEPTGNLDQARSHQVVEMLTSLCKERQINLIMVTHSQQLTQYFDTVKVLANGQFNE, from the coding sequence GTGATAAGCGTAACAGATCTATGCTTTTCTCGCGCTGATGGCGACCAAGTACAAACTCTATTCGATGACTTTAGCTTTGAAGTCAGTACAAAAGAGCAAGTTGCATTACTGGGTGACAGTGGCTCAGGAAAAACCACCCTTTTACACCTACTCGCGGGGTTACTCACACCCGATGGTGGTCAAATCATTATTAATGGCGAGGTTATCTCTGCGTATAACGACAAACAACTTGCCCATTATCGTCGAAAAATAGGCCTCATATTCCAGCATTACCAATTGCTCGATTGTCTGACTGTTAAACAAAATATCTTATTTCAGCACCAGCTCAACTATCCTAATCAAACCGCTAAAGAATTTGATCTTTTAATTGAGCAACTTGGTTTAAATGGTAAATTGAATAAGTTGCCGCACCAATTGTCTGGGGGGGAACAACAACGCGTTGGAATAGTCCGAGCATTAATAAACCAGCCTAAGCTCATACTCGCTGATGAACCTACCGGCAACTTAGATCAAGCTCGCTCCCACCAAGTAGTTGAAATGCTCACAAGCTTATGTAAAGAAAGACAAATCAACTTAATTATGGTCACTCACTCGCAGCAACTGACGCAGTATTTTGATACGGTGAAAGTGCTCGCTAACGGGCAATTTAACGAGTAA
- a CDS encoding LysR family transcriptional regulator gives MIERYLTFRLLRVYVTLVQTGSISETARQLHLTQPTVSIQLKKLQETVGQTLYIFKQQKFVLTEAGNALYLSCQRIFACLDEFNAQLTDIKAGHSGHLKIAMVNTAQYILPRLIGPFQALYPEIEITLEIGNREQVLQRFERGLDDLYVFSHPPSLEHAIAEPFLANPLVLVADKNHALSSRSNIKASDLVEHRFLMREQGSATRMMFDSFLQSKSIAPAHMQQLSSNEAIKVGISSGMGIGMLSQHVLDLQNSNLKVLSVDGLPLVNHWYFIARNDRYMPKTALKFLSYCQTSVTDILGKPWQGELKGKIVDFFTSESQ, from the coding sequence ATGATTGAACGTTATCTCACTTTCAGATTGTTGAGGGTCTATGTGACATTAGTACAAACAGGTTCTATTAGTGAAACAGCTAGGCAACTCCACCTCACTCAACCAACTGTTTCAATACAATTAAAGAAGCTGCAAGAAACAGTAGGACAAACACTTTACATCTTCAAACAACAAAAATTTGTATTAACAGAAGCTGGCAACGCACTGTATTTATCTTGCCAGCGTATTTTTGCCTGTTTAGATGAATTTAATGCGCAACTTACTGATATTAAGGCCGGGCATTCTGGCCACTTAAAAATTGCTATGGTTAACACAGCGCAATATATCTTACCTAGGCTGATTGGGCCATTTCAGGCACTCTATCCTGAAATAGAAATTACCCTTGAAATCGGTAACAGAGAACAAGTACTCCAACGTTTTGAGCGTGGCTTAGATGATCTATATGTATTCAGTCATCCCCCATCTCTTGAACATGCCATCGCAGAACCTTTTTTAGCAAACCCTCTTGTTTTAGTTGCTGACAAAAATCACGCTTTAAGCTCACGAAGTAATATCAAGGCAAGTGACTTAGTTGAACATCGCTTTTTAATGCGTGAACAAGGTTCTGCTACCAGAATGATGTTTGATAGTTTTTTGCAAAGTAAAAGTATTGCACCCGCTCACATGCAACAACTTTCGAGCAATGAGGCAATTAAGGTAGGGATCTCTTCAGGAATGGGAATTGGTATGCTTTCTCAGCATGTACTAGACCTTCAAAATTCGAACTTAAAGGTGTTATCTGTAGATGGCCTTCCTTTAGTTAATCACTGGTATTTTATTGCAAGGAATGACCGTTACATGCCAAAAACGGCACTCAAGTTTTTATCATATTGCCAAACATCTGTTACAGATATCCTAGGTAAACCTTGGCAAGGAGAACTTAAAGGAAAAATTGTAGACTTTTTTACATCTGAGTCACAGTAA
- a CDS encoding methyl-accepting chemotaxis protein — translation MLANLSFKRAINTISIITLVFLAFTISLSVKYDINKINHAKQDQQFVEFSKIADSVAHNFAVERGLSAGFIGSGDDSVWQKLSQQRKKADSALSQLKQLQLPNSIAALSPLKRRIEKFSGELEQIRRQVKNRNGKQAFAFYSELNQLALDLVKSIVLAIEDKNIRYQLVDVYYLSHMKEHLGQVRGKMNGVLSSKSYNENQKQDIFIYLSDIKRFKLLLEDNSLEQSFLAQSKFTSINNQINQTIETVFNTASSPLDWPKPSNWFAATTDYINQIKQHADNNSNHIQNEAIDLVNNAMSALIMKLVGLVTLCLVIVLANLRVTRGLTQKIDKIQEALNQTISTGNLTLRLNDNANDELGFISQHIDRLLESQSNLVAQLKNALINTNEGIKKLEYISKHVGQQVAKNDGALQTIAAATEELYQTSVSIKGDMQGSMGHTHQLDDLSQNTQKITQESNTSIDSLLQMNEQAYQGTESLHQKSQSIVTILESIKSIAEQTNLLALNAAIEAARAGEQGRGFAVVADEVRQLAIRSQDATSEISEVLELVKADAESLKEIMENIHTASSKTADNSQASLHDMTSLSEKISGIQKSLEFVSNAAEEQSEAASDITKNVSQISEESSGITTDMTELEKQIQYLINQNANFEHMIKRYIVN, via the coding sequence ATGCTGGCCAATCTTTCTTTCAAGCGTGCAATCAATACTATTTCAATTATCACTCTGGTTTTTCTTGCCTTCACTATTTCACTTTCGGTTAAGTATGACATCAATAAAATTAACCATGCAAAGCAGGACCAACAATTCGTTGAGTTTTCGAAAATAGCCGACAGTGTTGCACACAATTTTGCTGTTGAACGCGGACTTTCTGCAGGTTTTATTGGCAGTGGTGATGACTCTGTATGGCAAAAACTCTCTCAACAAAGAAAAAAAGCTGATTCTGCACTGAGTCAGCTCAAACAATTACAATTGCCAAACTCAATAGCTGCCCTCTCCCCTTTAAAACGTCGCATAGAAAAATTTAGTGGTGAATTAGAACAAATAAGAAGGCAAGTAAAAAATCGTAATGGTAAACAAGCTTTTGCATTTTATTCTGAATTGAATCAACTTGCTTTAGATTTAGTAAAATCTATCGTACTAGCCATTGAAGATAAAAATATAAGGTATCAACTTGTTGATGTTTATTACCTTTCTCATATGAAAGAACATTTAGGGCAAGTTCGAGGTAAAATGAATGGAGTGCTTTCCAGTAAATCATATAATGAAAATCAAAAACAAGACATTTTCATTTATCTTAGCGATATTAAGAGATTCAAACTACTTTTAGAAGATAACTCTCTTGAGCAAAGTTTTTTAGCACAATCTAAATTCACCTCAATAAATAACCAAATAAATCAGACTATTGAAACCGTTTTTAATACTGCTAGCTCCCCATTAGATTGGCCGAAACCGAGCAATTGGTTTGCAGCTACCACCGATTACATTAACCAAATAAAGCAACATGCCGACAACAACAGCAATCATATTCAGAACGAGGCAATTGATTTAGTTAATAACGCTATGAGCGCATTAATTATGAAATTGGTCGGTTTAGTGACTCTGTGTTTAGTAATCGTTTTGGCGAACTTAAGAGTGACAAGAGGCCTTACTCAAAAAATTGATAAGATTCAAGAAGCCCTAAATCAAACTATAAGTACGGGCAACCTAACACTGCGATTGAATGACAATGCAAATGACGAGTTAGGTTTTATCAGCCAACATATTGATAGATTACTCGAGTCTCAATCGAATTTAGTTGCGCAGCTTAAAAATGCCTTAATTAATACCAATGAAGGCATAAAGAAACTTGAATATATTAGTAAGCATGTTGGCCAACAAGTTGCTAAAAACGATGGGGCTTTGCAAACCATTGCTGCAGCAACTGAAGAACTTTATCAAACTTCTGTGAGTATTAAAGGTGATATGCAAGGCTCAATGGGACACACTCATCAACTAGATGACTTATCTCAAAACACGCAAAAGATTACCCAAGAATCCAATACATCTATCGACTCTTTATTACAGATGAACGAACAAGCGTACCAAGGTACTGAGAGCTTGCACCAAAAAAGCCAGTCAATTGTCACTATACTTGAAAGCATAAAAAGTATTGCCGAACAGACAAACCTTTTAGCTCTCAATGCCGCGATTGAAGCAGCAAGAGCTGGTGAGCAAGGCCGAGGGTTTGCAGTCGTCGCTGACGAAGTTAGACAGCTAGCAATACGCTCTCAAGATGCAACATCTGAAATCAGTGAAGTTTTAGAACTCGTCAAGGCTGATGCAGAATCTTTAAAAGAGATCATGGAAAACATTCACACCGCAAGTAGCAAAACAGCGGACAATAGCCAAGCTTCGTTACACGATATGACGAGTCTTTCTGAGAAAATTTCTGGCATCCAAAAAAGTTTAGAGTTTGTTTCAAACGCAGCAGAAGAACAATCAGAAGCTGCATCAGATATAACTAAAAATGTCTCACAAATCAGTGAAGAGTCATCAGGGATTACAACTGATATGACTGAGTTAGAAAAACAAATTCAGTACCTTATTAATCAGAATGCTAATTTTGAACACATGATCAAACGTTATATTGTCAATTAA
- a CDS encoding sodium-dependent bicarbonate transport family permease, whose protein sequence is MPDIIVMFFILGLVAGLLRSDLAIPKATYDTLSLLLMLTIGLKGGIALHGNVSWSLVPQMLVVISLGALIPLSLFPILRKLIGLSIANSASIAAHYGSVSAGTFAVALAYAETNQLAVGAEVTLYLVLLELPAIIVGLLLFRRLSQDTSSQVSMKALWHEALTNKSVILLVGGVFIGLMYGEQQGAQVTGLLTSSFKVVLALFLLEMGITAAQTLRPMPFKYWKLAIFALTVPFILGTLGVFVGAALGLTLGSIVVLASIMASASYIAAPAAIKASIKEADIGLAMLSSLGLTFPLNVVIGIGIYHQIALWHLA, encoded by the coding sequence ATGCCAGATATCATTGTTATGTTCTTTATTTTGGGACTTGTGGCAGGTTTGTTGCGTTCAGATCTTGCGATCCCAAAAGCTACTTATGACACATTAAGCTTATTGCTTATGCTGACTATAGGTTTAAAAGGCGGCATAGCGCTGCATGGGAATGTGAGTTGGTCATTAGTTCCACAAATGCTCGTTGTTATATCGTTAGGTGCGCTCATCCCTTTGAGCTTATTTCCAATTTTAAGAAAGCTAATAGGGTTGTCTATAGCTAACAGTGCAAGTATTGCAGCTCATTATGGTTCAGTAAGTGCTGGTACTTTTGCGGTTGCATTGGCTTATGCTGAGACAAATCAGTTAGCAGTTGGAGCTGAGGTCACTTTATACTTAGTATTACTTGAATTGCCAGCAATTATTGTTGGTTTATTGTTGTTCAGAAGACTTTCGCAAGATACAAGTTCACAAGTCTCGATGAAAGCTTTGTGGCATGAAGCCCTAACAAATAAAAGTGTGATTTTATTAGTGGGTGGTGTGTTTATAGGGTTAATGTATGGTGAGCAACAAGGTGCACAAGTAACTGGGTTATTGACATCAAGTTTTAAAGTCGTTTTGGCATTATTCTTACTTGAAATGGGTATTACTGCAGCACAAACTCTTCGACCTATGCCATTTAAATACTGGAAATTAGCAATATTTGCTCTCACAGTACCATTTATTTTAGGTACTTTAGGGGTATTTGTTGGTGCCGCACTAGGATTAACTTTAGGCTCCATTGTTGTGCTTGCAAGCATTATGGCCAGCGCATCTTATATTGCTGCACCTGCCGCAATAAAGGCTTCTATCAAAGAAGCTGATATTGGCTTGGCGATGCTCAGTTCACTCGGTCTAACCTTCCCATTAAATGTTGTGATTGGGATAGGCATTTACCATCAGATAGCCTTATGGCATCTTGCATAA
- a CDS encoding pirin family protein — MKIIRTNKAHATQDGAGVNISRIAGFDGRSLDPFLMIDELKSDNKSDFMAGFPAHPHRGIETFTYIRKGGFEHQDQMGNKKAIRAGDVQWMSTGRGVIHSEMPLADAEQGMHGFQIWLNMPAKDKMRPPRYQDTTEKKVPVLQNDTGIELRALAGTWQLEQQSATSSINELAGNGAIADVILPTNTETTLDISAHSKAIVYIHSGSIADTEYVETYQFEVDPKAPLTLKAGERGLGVLVLVGEPIREKIAHMGPFVMNTQEELHQAVRDYQMGRFGDIV, encoded by the coding sequence ATGAAAATTATTCGTACCAACAAAGCACATGCCACCCAAGATGGAGCTGGTGTCAACATTAGCCGTATTGCAGGTTTTGACGGCAGAAGCCTTGATCCATTTTTGATGATCGATGAACTAAAATCAGATAATAAAAGTGATTTTATGGCAGGCTTCCCCGCTCACCCTCACCGTGGAATTGAAACCTTTACTTATATTCGTAAAGGCGGCTTTGAGCACCAAGATCAAATGGGTAATAAAAAGGCCATACGTGCAGGTGACGTACAGTGGATGAGTACTGGTCGCGGTGTAATACACTCTGAAATGCCACTCGCTGATGCCGAACAAGGCATGCATGGATTTCAGATTTGGTTAAACATGCCAGCAAAAGACAAAATGCGTCCACCTCGCTATCAAGATACTACAGAGAAAAAAGTGCCCGTGTTACAAAATGACACTGGTATAGAGCTAAGAGCACTGGCTGGTACTTGGCAACTAGAGCAACAAAGCGCAACATCATCCATTAATGAGTTGGCAGGTAATGGCGCGATTGCCGATGTAATATTACCAACGAACACAGAAACAACTTTAGACATTTCGGCACACAGCAAAGCAATTGTTTATATTCATTCTGGCTCAATTGCTGACACTGAATACGTCGAAACCTATCAGTTTGAGGTTGACCCCAAAGCACCGCTGACTTTAAAAGCAGGTGAAAGGGGGTTAGGTGTTTTAGTGTTAGTGGGTGAACCCATTCGAGAGAAAATCGCCCACATGGGGCCTTTTGTAATGAACACCCAAGAGGAGCTACATCAAGCTGTTCGAGATTATCAAATGGGTCGCTTTGGCGATATTGTATAA